In the genome of Pseudomonas putida, one region contains:
- a CDS encoding TolC family protein has product MPRYNRNVLPKTPVSPWKIAALCAVISGLMAPAALAQSISLPQALSTAMDANPDLAAARQEIGIADGARKQAGLIPNPTISYDVEDTRRNTSQTTVSLSQTLELGGKRGARVDVATYGQTAAQLELDRRVNGLRADVVQAFYAALRAQTGLDLAKQSLELTERGLRIVDGRVRAGKSSPVEATRAQVQLAEAQLQVRRAETEKATAYQQLAQITGSSVTVFDRLESPTLSPGLPPRTEDLLAKLDQTAEMRQAVVQIDKSDASLGSEKAQRIPNLTVSVGSQYDRSVRERVNTVGLSMPLPLFDRNQGNILSASRRADQARDQRNAVELRLRTETQTALNQWSTAMQEVESYDKTILPSAQQAVETATRGFEMGKFGFIEVLDAQRTLIVARGQYLESLAAATNARAQVERVYGEVGSTAGTR; this is encoded by the coding sequence GTGCCCCGGTATAACCGCAATGTCTTACCCAAGACCCCCGTCTCGCCCTGGAAGATCGCTGCACTCTGTGCAGTCATCTCTGGGTTGATGGCGCCTGCAGCCCTTGCCCAAAGCATCAGCTTGCCCCAGGCGCTTTCGACGGCCATGGATGCCAACCCAGACCTGGCCGCGGCCAGGCAAGAAATTGGGATCGCTGATGGTGCTCGCAAGCAGGCCGGGCTTATCCCCAACCCCACAATCTCGTATGACGTGGAAGACACCCGTCGTAACACCAGCCAGACGACTGTCTCTCTCAGCCAGACCCTTGAGCTGGGCGGTAAGCGGGGGGCTCGTGTTGACGTCGCCACATACGGGCAGACCGCCGCACAGCTTGAGTTAGACCGTCGCGTTAACGGCCTGCGTGCAGATGTCGTCCAAGCCTTTTACGCCGCGTTGCGGGCCCAGACAGGTCTCGACCTGGCCAAGCAATCTCTCGAACTGACTGAGCGCGGTCTTCGCATCGTCGATGGCCGTGTTCGCGCAGGTAAGTCGTCCCCAGTGGAGGCGACCCGCGCTCAAGTGCAACTGGCCGAAGCCCAGCTGCAAGTTCGACGTGCAGAAACGGAAAAAGCGACCGCTTACCAACAGCTCGCTCAAATTACCGGGAGCTCAGTCACCGTGTTTGATCGACTCGAATCGCCAACCCTCTCCCCGGGCTTGCCACCTCGCACTGAAGATCTGCTGGCTAAGCTCGACCAAACAGCAGAAATGCGTCAGGCCGTGGTGCAGATAGACAAGAGCGATGCCTCGCTCGGCTCAGAGAAAGCTCAGCGTATCCCGAACCTTACTGTCAGTGTAGGTAGCCAGTACGACCGCTCTGTGCGCGAGCGGGTCAACACTGTGGGCCTGTCTATGCCTTTGCCGCTGTTCGATCGTAACCAGGGCAACATTCTTTCCGCTTCTCGTCGTGCAGATCAGGCCCGGGACCAGCGCAATGCTGTTGAGCTGCGCCTGCGCACCGAAACCCAAACCGCGTTGAACCAATGGTCCACCGCCATGCAGGAGGTCGAGTCCTACGACAAGACCATTCTGCCTTCAGCCCAACAAGCCGTAGAGACCGCAACCCGCGGCTTCGAGATGGGCAAATTCGGTTTCATCGAAGTGCTGGATGCCCAGCGCACCTTGATCGTCGCTCGTGGCCAATACCTCGAATCGTTGGCAGCGGCGACCAATGCGCGTGCGCAGGTGGAAAGGGTTTATGGCGAAGTCGGCTCAACCGCCGGCACTCGCTGA
- a CDS encoding OprD family porin, with amino-acid sequence MKIKVPLYLAAVSALSGSYAISAQAEDKPEGFIEGSSLTVLNRNFYFNRDNRDSTAPTYNSGKGNTNGYSEAWAHAIISKFNSGFTQGTVGFGVDAFAMIGLKLDTGDGRNGGRSSFDVLPVDNKGEARDEYTKVGGAAKVRLFDTIVKVGDVFPSTPVVASGDSRLLPESFRGVTVENTSIQGLTLQGGRLHAMSQPVSSNLNDNFVTFYGGPVNSPWIGYGGGDYSINDNWTVSVYASQLKDVWNQYYAGTSVVYPLSDDLALIGGFNYYKAVDEGKKRLGEFDNNIWSAKVGVRYGAHTLALSHQRNNGDDDFDYLRQSDSIFVDNSIQYSDFNSPKERSWMLRYDLNFTSYGIPGLTFMTRYARGSGADYSNANQFYMRTDDNGNPLDNQKRWERDVEVKYVVQTGPAKDLSFRLRQATTRATAFESDLDETRVIIEYPLSIL; translated from the coding sequence ATGAAAATCAAAGTACCACTGTATTTGGCGGCAGTTTCTGCGCTGTCTGGAAGCTATGCTATTTCGGCACAGGCAGAAGACAAGCCAGAAGGCTTCATTGAAGGCAGCAGCCTTACAGTGCTGAACCGTAACTTCTACTTCAACCGTGATAACCGCGACAGCACTGCCCCCACTTATAACAGTGGCAAGGGCAACACCAACGGCTACTCCGAAGCCTGGGCGCACGCGATCATCAGCAAATTCAACTCTGGGTTTACCCAGGGAACCGTTGGCTTTGGCGTTGATGCCTTCGCCATGATCGGCCTCAAGCTCGACACCGGTGATGGGCGCAACGGCGGCCGTAGCTCCTTCGACGTGCTACCCGTTGATAACAAGGGCGAAGCTCGCGACGAATACACCAAGGTCGGCGGCGCAGCCAAAGTCCGCTTGTTCGATACCATCGTGAAAGTAGGTGATGTTTTCCCATCGACTCCGGTCGTTGCATCCGGCGACTCTCGCCTGCTGCCAGAAAGCTTCCGCGGCGTGACCGTTGAGAACACCAGCATCCAAGGCCTCACCCTGCAGGGTGGTCGTCTGCATGCGATGAGCCAGCCGGTCTCAAGCAACCTGAACGACAACTTCGTGACGTTCTACGGCGGCCCGGTCAACTCGCCATGGATCGGTTACGGTGGCGGTGACTACTCGATCAACGACAACTGGACTGTGAGCGTCTACGCCAGCCAGCTGAAAGACGTCTGGAATCAGTACTACGCCGGCACCAGCGTGGTTTACCCGCTGAGCGACGATCTGGCGCTGATCGGTGGCTTCAACTACTACAAAGCCGTAGATGAAGGTAAGAAGCGCCTGGGTGAATTCGACAACAACATCTGGAGTGCCAAGGTCGGCGTGCGTTACGGTGCCCATACCCTAGCCCTGTCGCACCAGCGCAACAACGGCGACGACGATTTTGACTACCTGCGTCAGTCGGACTCGATTTTCGTCGACAACTCCATCCAGTACAGCGACTTCAACTCGCCGAAAGAGCGTTCCTGGATGCTGCGCTATGACCTGAACTTCACCAGCTACGGCATTCCAGGCCTGACGTTCATGACCCGCTACGCCAGAGGCTCGGGCGCGGATTACTCGAACGCTAACCAGTTCTACATGCGCACTGATGACAACGGCAACCCGCTCGACAATCAGAAGCGTTGGGAGCGTGACGTCGAAGTCAAATACGTTGTCCAAACCGGTCCAGCAAAAGATCTGTCCTTCCGGTTGCGCCAGGCAACCACACGTGCCACTGCATTCGAATCGGATCTGGATGAAACCCGTGTGATCATTGAGTACCCGCTTTCGATTCTGTAA
- a CDS encoding IS3 family transposase (programmed frameshift): MSRQRYPEEFKIEAVKQVTEKGKPVADVAQRLGMSVHSLYAWIKVYSKPQEQRQQDDDQQAELRKLRAELKRVTEERDNLKKGRRVLCQGVRLKYAFIKKHSTDYPVRRLCQTLKVHPSGYYAWLAEPQSARAKEDQRLLGLIKHAWLESGGVYGYRKIHDDLRELGEECGRNRVRRLMQAEGLRSQTGYRRRPGFYGGKPTVASPNHLARQFKVSEPNKVWVTDITYIRTYEGWLYLAVVLDLFSRQVIGWSMKPRMCSDLAIDAMLMAVWRRKPQQQVMIHSDQGSQFSSSDWKSFLKANNVISSMSRRGNCHDNAVAESFFQLLKRERIRRKIYTTREEARSDIFDYIEMFYNPKRRHSSAMQLSPVEYEKRYFLSLESV, from the exons ATGAGTCGTCAGCGTTACCCCGAAGAATTCAAGATCGAAGCGGTCAAGCAAGTGACCGAGAAAGGCAAACCTGTCGCCGATGTCGCCCAGCGCCTGGGCATGTCCGTGCACAGTCTTTACGCCTGGATCAAGGTCTACAGCAAGCCCCAAGAGCAGCGTCAGCAAGACGACGATCAGCAGGCCGAACTGCGCAAGCTACGCGCTGAACTCAAGCGCGTGACGGAAGAGCGAGACA ATCTTAAAAAAGGCCGCCGCGTACTTTGCCAAGGAGTGCGGCTGAAGTACGCCTTCATCAAGAAGCACTCGACTGATTACCCGGTGCGGCGCCTTTGCCAAACCCTCAAGGTGCACCCCAGCGGCTATTACGCCTGGCTGGCCGAGCCTCAATCTGCCCGAGCAAAAGAAGATCAACGTCTGCTTGGCTTGATCAAACACGCTTGGCTGGAAAGCGGAGGTGTATACGGCTACCGCAAAATTCACGATGACCTGCGTGAGCTGGGAGAGGAATGCGGCCGAAATCGAGTCAGGCGCTTGATGCAGGCGGAGGGGCTGCGTTCTCAAACGGGCTATCGGCGGCGTCCAGGGTTCTATGGTGGAAAACCAACAGTGGCCTCGCCCAACCACCTCGCGCGGCAGTTCAAGGTAAGTGAGCCGAACAAGGTCTGGGTGACAGATATCACTTACATCCGCACCTATGAAGGGTGGCTCTACCTCGCGGTAGTGCTGGATCTGTTCTCACGCCAAGTAATTGGTTGGTCAATGAAGCCAAGGATGTGCAGCGACCTGGCTATCGACGCGATGTTGATGGCTGTTTGGCGACGCAAGCCTCAGCAGCAAGTTATGATTCACTCAGATCAAGGCAGTCAGTTCAGTAGCTCGGATTGGAAAAGCTTTTTGAAGGCCAACAATGTAATCAGCAGCATGAGCCGGCGGGGAAACTGCCACGACAATGCTGTAGCCGAGAGCTTTTTCCAGCTTTTGAAGCGAGAGCGAATCCGACGAAAGATCTACACAACCCGTGAAGAAGCCCGAAGTGATATTTTCGATTACATCGAGATGTTCTATAACCCTAAACGCCGACACAGCAGTGCTATGCAGCTGTCTCCAGTAGAGTATGAGAAACGCTATTTCCTGAGCTTGGAGAGTGTCTAG
- a CDS encoding heavy metal response regulator transcription factor gives MLRGNADDSWHLLFGPHYEAWRCLRNQGRFNELIILDINLPEMDGWQVLELLRRKNCPSRIMMLTARSRLADKVRGLENGADDYLIKPFEFPELLARVRALMRRSDHPASVEVIRVADLELDQSRHRAFRDGQRIDLTTKEFALLHYLMRNTGVVLSRTQIISQVWDMNFDCDTNVVEVSIRRLRAKIDDPFETKLIHTLRGVGYVLEKR, from the coding sequence ATTCTTCGGGGTAACGCTGACGACTCATGGCACCTCCTATTTGGGCCTCATTATGAGGCTTGGAGGTGTCTACGAAACCAGGGGCGATTCAATGAGCTGATTATCCTGGATATAAATCTGCCAGAGATGGACGGTTGGCAGGTCCTTGAGTTGTTGCGTCGTAAAAACTGCCCTTCCCGTATCATGATGCTGACGGCGAGAAGCCGGCTGGCGGATAAGGTCCGGGGGCTGGAGAACGGAGCAGATGACTACCTGATCAAGCCATTTGAGTTCCCTGAGCTGCTGGCCCGGGTTCGCGCCTTGATGCGCAGGTCAGATCACCCTGCATCCGTAGAGGTCATTCGCGTCGCTGACCTGGAGCTTGATCAGAGCCGGCACAGGGCATTCAGGGACGGTCAGCGCATTGACCTGACCACGAAAGAATTCGCGTTACTGCATTACCTGATGCGTAATACCGGTGTGGTGCTGAGCCGCACCCAAATTATTTCGCAGGTTTGGGATATGAATTTTGACTGCGACACAAACGTTGTAGAGGTGTCGATTCGAAGACTCAGAGCCAAGATAGATGACCCTTTCGAGACCAAACTGATACATACGCTTCGGGGCGTAGGGTATGTGCTTGAAAAACGATAG
- a CDS encoding sigma-54 interaction domain-containing protein: MSALCVSLQHPAIVALVSYLEHDVLPSIILDTDYNILAANAAYRRQFGTDDHAPVGEKCHRVSHHYAVPCDQAGEHCPLRKAWDSKVPERVLHIHHTPRGPEHVDVELRPILDDEGRVVAFVERLTSVTLASAQPQQQGLVGRCAAFKTALASLQRAAPAQIPVLLQGESGTGKELFARALHLGSPRANGPLVVVDCTGLTESLFESELFGYEKGAFTGATQRKIGLAEAAHGGTLFLDEIGEVPLTMQVKLLRLIESGSFRPVGSTRTVHSDFRLVSATHKPLKEMAAAGTFREDLYYRISGFPIRLPALRERIEDLPLLAESLLQRMGKQAPKLLPETLDQLSLHPFPGNIRELRNILERARLFADEGVIRPEHLPEDIEPSALQGTRHRGRSELGDLAQALENFRGSRSELARHLGMSERTLYRRLRELGL; encoded by the coding sequence GGCTGCCAATGCCGCATACCGCCGCCAGTTCGGCACGGATGATCACGCCCCCGTGGGTGAGAAATGTCACCGGGTGTCCCACCACTATGCGGTGCCGTGTGACCAGGCCGGTGAGCATTGCCCCCTACGCAAGGCTTGGGACAGCAAGGTGCCGGAGCGCGTGCTGCACATCCATCACACTCCACGCGGGCCTGAGCATGTGGATGTGGAGCTGCGACCGATCCTCGATGACGAGGGCAGGGTAGTGGCCTTCGTCGAACGGCTCACCAGCGTGACACTCGCCTCCGCGCAACCTCAGCAGCAAGGGCTTGTCGGCCGCTGCGCAGCATTCAAGACAGCCCTGGCAAGCCTGCAGCGAGCGGCACCAGCGCAGATCCCGGTACTGCTGCAGGGCGAATCCGGTACCGGCAAGGAGCTGTTCGCCCGTGCCTTGCACCTGGGCAGCCCCCGGGCCAATGGGCCGCTGGTGGTGGTCGATTGCACGGGCCTCACCGAATCGCTGTTCGAGAGCGAGCTGTTCGGTTACGAGAAGGGCGCCTTCACCGGCGCCACCCAGCGCAAGATCGGCCTGGCTGAAGCAGCCCATGGCGGTACCTTGTTCCTCGACGAAATTGGCGAAGTGCCGCTGACGATGCAGGTGAAACTGTTGCGCCTGATCGAGTCCGGCAGCTTCCGGCCTGTGGGCAGTACCCGTACAGTCCACTCCGATTTCCGTCTGGTCTCGGCGACCCATAAGCCGCTGAAGGAAATGGCCGCCGCCGGTACCTTCCGCGAGGACCTGTACTACCGCATCAGTGGCTTCCCGATCCGCTTGCCCGCACTGCGGGAGCGAATAGAAGACTTGCCGTTGCTGGCCGAGAGCCTGCTGCAGCGCATGGGCAAGCAAGCACCTAAACTGCTACCCGAAACCCTAGACCAACTAAGTTTGCATCCTTTCCCGGGGAACATCCGCGAGCTGCGCAACATCCTCGAGCGGGCACGCCTGTTTGCCGATGAAGGTGTGATTCGCCCGGAGCACCTGCCTGAAGACATCGAGCCATCGGCTCTCCAGGGCACACGTCATCGTGGTCGCAGTGAGCTGGGCGATCTGGCGCAGGCCTTGGAAAACTTTCGGGGGTCTCGCAGTGAGCTGGCACGCCATCTCGGCATGAGTGAGAGGACGCTGTATCGACGCCTGCGGGAACTGGGCCTGTGA